In one Sphingomonas sp. S1-29 genomic region, the following are encoded:
- a CDS encoding acyl-CoA dehydrogenase family protein translates to MASAPEIDSATDPMATFRGEARAWLAANFPPELKGKENPMSAVDGPDEASDAERRWKAAMGDKGWGVPTWPSQYGGGGLSRAEARVLQEEMARAGAWNPIGGMGVMMFGPTLLEYGSEAQKAEHIPAIVRGEVRWCQGYSEPNAGSDLANIQTSAIDAGDHYIVNGQKTWTSGGQWADKCFALVRTDKGHKHAGISFLLIDMDAPGVETKPIRLISGQSPFCETFFADVKVAKANLVGAEGQGWEIGTRLLQHERSSLSGGGSASRLFAGTPLGQMALDYRGADDAGRLSDADLRLRIVRHEMDVRAFALTLRRAALESKSNAGPSATSSIMKNVGARITQDRAELAIEVMGMQGLGWEGEGFSEDELAQTRTWLWGKAVSIYGGSTEIQNNVIAKRILGMTEAK, encoded by the coding sequence ATGGCAAGCGCACCCGAGATCGACTCAGCGACCGACCCGATGGCGACGTTCCGCGGCGAGGCACGCGCCTGGCTCGCGGCGAACTTCCCGCCCGAGTTGAAGGGCAAGGAAAACCCGATGTCGGCGGTCGACGGCCCCGACGAGGCGAGCGACGCCGAACGCCGCTGGAAGGCGGCGATGGGCGACAAGGGCTGGGGGGTGCCGACCTGGCCGAGCCAATATGGCGGCGGCGGACTAAGCCGCGCCGAGGCGCGGGTGCTGCAGGAAGAGATGGCGCGCGCGGGGGCGTGGAACCCGATCGGCGGCATGGGGGTGATGATGTTCGGCCCGACGCTGCTCGAATATGGCAGCGAGGCGCAGAAGGCCGAGCATATCCCGGCGATTGTGCGCGGCGAGGTGCGTTGGTGCCAGGGCTATTCGGAGCCCAATGCCGGATCGGACCTCGCCAACATCCAGACCTCGGCGATCGATGCCGGCGACCATTATATCGTCAACGGGCAGAAGACCTGGACCTCGGGCGGGCAATGGGCCGACAAATGCTTCGCGCTGGTGCGCACCGACAAGGGCCACAAACATGCCGGCATCAGCTTCCTGCTCATCGACATGGACGCCCCCGGTGTCGAGACCAAGCCGATCCGGCTGATTTCGGGCCAATCGCCCTTTTGCGAAACCTTCTTCGCCGATGTGAAGGTGGCCAAGGCCAATCTGGTCGGTGCCGAGGGACAGGGATGGGAGATCGGCACCCGCCTGCTCCAGCATGAGCGGTCGAGCCTGTCGGGCGGTGGCAGTGCCAGCCGGTTGTTCGCGGGAACGCCGCTTGGGCAAATGGCGCTCGACTATCGCGGCGCCGATGATGCCGGGCGGCTGAGCGATGCCGATCTGCGGCTGCGGATCGTCCGCCACGAAATGGACGTTCGCGCCTTCGCGCTGACGCTGCGACGCGCCGCGCTCGAATCGAAATCGAATGCGGGACCATCGGCGACGTCGTCGATCATGAAGAATGTCGGCGCGCGGATCACCCAGGACCGCGCCGAACTCGCGATCGAGGTGATGGGGATGCAGGGCCTAGGCTGGGAAGGCGAGGGGTTCAGCGAGGACGAACTCGCGCAGACCCGCACCTGGCTGTGGGGCAAGGCGGTGTCGATCTATGGTGGA
- a CDS encoding thioesterase family protein: MTPIRDILTSPQPIEAGFSAAIPADWMQGRTAYGGLSTALALHAAQRCEPELPPLRSAQISFIGPLAGDIRATATKLRRGRNAAFIQADVTGDAGLGLRATFVFIAAIDSSVAHDAAARAPRTPPPADATTHTGPDHFFTGNFEYLDDQSALAPAEWLRWVRLRDRAAIDPLVELMAIGDALPPAAFRLFDAPVPISSLTWIVNVLTPAPATDNGWWLLHAKADRAVDGYSSQRMTIWNAAGEPVVEAMQGVAIFG; encoded by the coding sequence ATGACCCCGATCCGCGATATCCTGACCAGCCCCCAGCCGATCGAGGCGGGGTTCAGCGCAGCGATCCCCGCCGACTGGATGCAGGGCCGCACCGCCTATGGCGGGCTCTCAACCGCGCTGGCGCTGCACGCGGCGCAACGCTGCGAGCCCGAGCTGCCGCCGCTGCGATCGGCGCAGATCAGCTTCATCGGCCCATTGGCCGGCGATATTCGCGCAACCGCGACCAAGCTGCGGCGCGGGCGCAATGCCGCCTTCATCCAGGCCGATGTCACGGGCGACGCCGGCCTGGGGCTGCGCGCGACCTTCGTGTTCATAGCGGCGATCGACTCGAGCGTGGCGCACGACGCCGCCGCACGCGCCCCGCGAACGCCCCCGCCCGCCGATGCCACCACGCACACCGGCCCCGATCATTTCTTCACCGGCAATTTCGAATATCTCGACGACCAATCGGCGCTCGCCCCCGCCGAATGGCTGCGCTGGGTCCGCTTGCGCGACCGTGCCGCGATCGATCCGCTGGTCGAGCTCATGGCAATCGGCGACGCGCTACCGCCGGCGGCGTTCCGGCTGTTCGATGCGCCGGTGCCGATCAGCTCGCTGACCTGGATCGTCAACGTGCTGACGCCTGCACCCGCGACCGACAATGGCTGGTGGCTGCTCCACGCCAAGGCCGATCGCGCGGTCGACGGCTATTCGAGCCAGCGGATGACGATCTGGAACGCGGCGGGCGAACCGGTGGTCGAGGCGATGCAGGGGGTGGCGATCTTCGGGTAA